One Phocaeicola dorei genomic region harbors:
- the tgt gene encoding tRNA guanosine(34) transglycosylase Tgt: protein MTFDLQYTDPKSNARAGLITTDHGQIETPIFMPVGTLGTVKGVHLHELKEDIKAQIILGNTYHLYLRPGLDIIERAGGLHKFNGFDRPMLTDSGGFQVFSLSGIRKMREEGVEFRSHIDGSKHLFTPERVMDIERTIGADIMMAFDECTPGTADYEYAKKSMQLTHRWLDRCIKHFNETDPKYGYQQSLFPIVQGCVYPDLRKQSAEYIASKGADGNAIGGLAVGEPTEKMYEMIEVVNEILPKDKPRYLMGVGTPVNILEGIERGVDMFDCVMPTRNGRNGMLFTKNGIMNMRNKKWEDDYSPIEAEGASYVDTMYSRAYLRHLFHAQELLAMQIASIHNLAFYLWLAGEARKHIIAGDFSTWKPMMVKRLSTRL from the coding sequence ATGACTTTTGACTTACAATATACAGACCCTAAATCGAATGCCCGTGCCGGATTGATAACGACTGACCACGGGCAAATAGAAACCCCCATCTTTATGCCTGTAGGCACATTGGGAACGGTGAAGGGCGTGCATTTGCATGAGTTGAAAGAGGACATTAAAGCGCAGATAATCCTAGGAAACACTTACCACCTGTATTTGCGACCGGGACTGGATATAATAGAACGTGCCGGAGGTCTGCATAAATTCAATGGTTTTGACCGTCCTATGCTGACTGATAGTGGTGGTTTTCAGGTATTCTCTTTATCAGGTATCCGCAAAATGAGAGAAGAAGGTGTGGAATTTCGCTCACATATAGACGGTTCGAAGCACTTGTTCACTCCTGAACGGGTGATGGACATTGAACGGACTATCGGTGCAGATATCATGATGGCTTTTGACGAATGTACTCCGGGAACCGCAGATTATGAATACGCAAAAAAATCAATGCAGCTTACCCATCGTTGGCTGGACCGTTGCATAAAACATTTCAACGAAACCGATCCCAAATATGGTTATCAACAGTCATTATTTCCCATAGTGCAAGGCTGTGTTTATCCCGACTTACGCAAACAATCAGCGGAATATATTGCCTCCAAGGGAGCTGACGGAAACGCCATCGGTGGCCTAGCCGTAGGTGAGCCAACCGAGAAAATGTACGAAATGATAGAGGTTGTCAATGAAATCTTACCCAAAGACAAGCCCCGCTATCTGATGGGAGTCGGTACACCGGTAAATATACTGGAGGGTATAGAACGCGGTGTAGATATGTTTGATTGTGTAATGCCGACCCGGAACGGACGCAATGGAATGTTGTTCACTAAAAACGGCATAATGAACATGCGCAACAAGAAATGGGAGGATGATTATTCTCCTATCGAGGCCGAAGGGGCATCGTATGTAGATACCATGTACAGCCGTGCTTACTTGCGCCATCTGTTCCACGCACAAGAACTGCTGGCCATGCAAATCGCTTCTATCCACAACTTGGCATTCTATCTGTGGCTAGCAGGCGAGGCCCGTAAACACATCATTGCAGGAGATTTCTCTACGTGGAAACCAATGATGGTAAAACGCTTATCTACAAGATTATAA
- the lon gene encoding endopeptidase La gives MKRNKKEDILLNTDNDDISMLAEIQTDPDEVTAMEFNKEIPVMPLRNMVMFPSVVMPVTIGRPSTLKLVNAAYKKKLPIAVVCQIQGDMDDPGFNDVYHVGVIGKILRVFEMPGGNTTVIMQSNGPKVHLDSITKTSPYLKGIVTPIPEANDQLETDEFKALIDTCKDLTSKFIEASEKMSPDTVFAIKNLDNPEILVNFICANFPIPVEEKIKLLKAGDLQSRLYMLVKILNREVQLADIKQSIQMRTREDIDRQQREYFLQQQIKNIQDELGAGQEDEIDELRQKGRTKKWSSEMAELFEKEVSKLERTNSQSPDFNVQLTYLQTLLGLPWNVFTTDNLNISNAEKTLNKDHYGLEKVKERILEHLAVLKLKGDMKSPIICLYGPPGVGKTSLGRSIAASLKRKYVRMSLGGVHDEAEIRGHRKTYIGAMPGRIIKSLIKAESSNPVIILDEIDKLGSDHRGDPSSAMLEVLDPEQNNTFHDNYLDVDYDLSKVMFIATANNLSTIPPALLDRMELIEVSGYITEEKVEIARRHLVPKELEANGIKKEYVKFSKAALECIVENYTRESGVRELEKKINKVMRKIALEFARDGYEVMHEIKPADVRKYLGTPEYSRDKYQGNEYAGVVTGLAWTAVGGEILFVETSLSKGKGGKLTLTGNLGDVMKESAMLALEYLKAHTKLLNLQEDIFDNWNIHIHVPEGAIPKDGPSAGITMVTSLASALTQRKVKANLAMTGEITLRGKVLPVGGIKEKILAAKRAGIKDIILCEENRKNIEEIQPMYLEGLTFHYVTDIKEVLALALTNEKVNGAIDFNITNQKTEEKK, from the coding sequence ATGAAGAGGAATAAGAAAGAGGATATTTTGTTGAATACTGATAACGATGACATCTCTATGTTAGCTGAAATCCAAACGGATCCGGATGAAGTAACTGCTATGGAATTTAATAAAGAAATACCTGTTATGCCTTTACGCAACATGGTAATGTTTCCATCTGTAGTAATGCCTGTAACCATTGGACGCCCCAGCACATTGAAATTGGTAAATGCTGCATACAAGAAAAAACTTCCCATAGCGGTAGTTTGTCAGATACAGGGAGACATGGATGATCCTGGTTTTAATGATGTGTACCATGTAGGAGTTATTGGGAAGATTCTCCGTGTATTCGAAATGCCAGGTGGAAATACCACAGTAATTATGCAGTCAAACGGGCCCAAAGTACATTTGGACAGTATCACAAAAACATCTCCATATTTGAAAGGAATAGTGACTCCTATTCCAGAGGCAAATGACCAACTGGAAACGGACGAATTCAAAGCATTGATTGACACCTGCAAGGATTTGACGAGCAAGTTCATAGAGGCTTCCGAGAAGATGAGCCCGGATACTGTTTTTGCAATCAAGAACTTGGACAATCCGGAAATTTTGGTAAACTTTATTTGTGCAAACTTCCCTATTCCGGTAGAAGAAAAGATAAAATTGCTAAAAGCTGGCGATTTGCAAAGCCGCCTGTATATGCTGGTCAAGATCTTAAATCGTGAAGTACAATTGGCTGATATCAAACAAAGCATTCAAATGCGTACACGCGAAGATATTGACCGTCAGCAACGCGAATATTTCTTGCAGCAACAAATTAAAAACATACAGGATGAACTGGGTGCCGGACAGGAAGATGAGATAGATGAACTCCGCCAAAAAGGAAGAACCAAAAAATGGAGTTCGGAAATGGCAGAACTTTTTGAAAAAGAAGTTTCCAAATTGGAAAGGACAAATTCCCAATCACCAGATTTCAATGTGCAACTTACCTATTTGCAAACCCTGTTAGGATTACCTTGGAATGTCTTTACCACTGACAACCTGAATATAAGTAATGCCGAAAAGACATTGAACAAAGACCACTACGGACTAGAGAAAGTAAAGGAGCGTATCCTTGAACATTTAGCAGTGCTGAAACTAAAAGGTGATATGAAATCACCCATCATCTGCCTTTATGGTCCTCCGGGAGTCGGTAAAACTTCTTTAGGGCGTTCCATAGCGGCATCATTGAAACGTAAATATGTACGTATGTCATTGGGTGGTGTGCATGACGAAGCCGAGATCCGTGGCCATCGTAAAACTTATATCGGTGCCATGCCGGGCCGTATCATCAAAAGTTTGATAAAAGCCGAGTCCTCTAATCCGGTTATCATTTTGGACGAAATAGACAAACTGGGCAGTGACCACCGCGGAGATCCCAGTTCCGCTATGCTGGAAGTGCTTGACCCCGAACAGAACAACACTTTCCACGATAACTATTTGGATGTAGATTACGACTTGTCTAAAGTAATGTTCATCGCTACGGCAAACAATTTGAGCACCATCCCTCCTGCTCTGCTGGACCGTATGGAGTTGATAGAGGTCAGCGGATATATCACAGAAGAAAAAGTAGAAATAGCTCGCCGGCATCTTGTCCCCAAAGAACTGGAAGCCAACGGCATTAAAAAAGAATATGTGAAGTTCTCTAAAGCTGCCTTGGAATGTATTGTAGAAAATTATACTCGTGAAAGTGGGGTACGCGAACTTGAGAAGAAGATAAACAAGGTAATGCGTAAAATAGCGTTGGAATTTGCACGTGACGGCTATGAAGTGATGCATGAAATAAAACCTGCCGATGTACGCAAATACCTAGGCACGCCAGAATATAGCCGTGACAAATATCAAGGAAATGAATACGCCGGTGTTGTCACAGGGCTGGCGTGGACAGCTGTCGGAGGTGAGATCTTGTTTGTAGAAACCAGTTTGAGCAAAGGAAAAGGCGGTAAACTGACGTTGACCGGGAACTTGGGTGATGTAATGAAAGAATCGGCTATGCTGGCTTTGGAATATCTTAAGGCACATACCAAACTGCTGAATTTACAGGAGGATATCTTTGACAATTGGAATATCCACATCCATGTACCTGAAGGAGCTATCCCCAAAGATGGTCCGTCAGCCGGTATCACCATGGTGACGTCATTGGCATCCGCCCTCACCCAGCGTAAAGTAAAAGCAAACCTGGCAATGACAGGCGAGATCACATTACGTGGAAAAGTCCTGCCCGTAGGCGGTATCAAGGAAAAGATTCTAGCCGCCAAACGTGCCGGAATCAAAGACATCATTTTATGTGAGGAAAACCGCAAGAACATTGAAGAAATTCAGCCGATGTATCTAGAAGGACTGACATTCCATTATGTCACGGATATTAAGGAAGTATTGGCTTTAGCTCTCACCAATGAAAAAGTAAACGGTGCCATTGATTTTAATATTACCAATCAAAAAACAGAAGAAAAGAAATAA
- a CDS encoding tRNA1(Val) (adenine(37)-N6)-methyltransferase translates to MPNPYFSFKQFTVYHDRCAMKVGTDGVLLGAWVDVVSARNILDVGTGTGLISLMMAQRCNAQIRAVDIDADAVEQARGNVAASPWQDRIEVELQDICHFTSETLFDVIVSNPPYFTDSLKCPERQRNIARHTDLLDFDKLAESAARLLHSEGVFSVIIPADGKESFLMAATRYGLHLSHQTLIHTKPGTEPRRVLLAFKFSVDKCVTDDLTIELSRHVYSEEYIALTKEFYLKM, encoded by the coding sequence ATGCCAAATCCTTATTTTTCTTTTAAGCAATTTACTGTTTATCATGATAGATGTGCCATGAAGGTTGGTACGGACGGAGTTTTATTGGGAGCTTGGGTTGATGTGGTTTCTGCCCGTAATATTTTAGATGTTGGTACTGGGACCGGATTGATTTCTTTGATGATGGCACAGCGGTGCAATGCCCAGATAAGAGCAGTTGATATAGATGCGGATGCTGTGGAACAAGCTCGTGGAAATGTGGCGGCATCTCCGTGGCAGGATAGGATAGAAGTGGAGTTGCAGGATATTTGTCATTTTACATCGGAAACACTCTTTGATGTTATTGTTTCCAATCCTCCTTATTTTACCGATTCATTGAAATGCCCTGAAAGGCAGCGTAATATCGCTCGGCATACAGATCTTCTTGATTTTGATAAATTAGCAGAATCTGCCGCCCGTTTGCTTCATTCCGAAGGTGTTTTTTCTGTGATTATTCCTGCTGATGGTAAAGAATCTTTTTTGATGGCTGCCACTCGTTACGGATTACATCTCTCACACCAGACTTTAATTCATACAAAACCTGGAACTGAACCCAGACGGGTATTGCTTGCTTTCAAATTCTCTGTGGATAAATGTGTTACAGACGATTTGACCATCGAATTATCACGTCATGTGTATAGTGAAGAATATATAGCCTTGACTAAAGAATTTTATTTGAAAATGTAG
- a CDS encoding diacylglycerol/lipid kinase family protein, with protein MTTKKKIVFVVNPISGTQGKRAILKWIDERINRTLYDYTIVKTQYAGHAEKIAAAAAKEKVDIVVAIGGDGTINEIGRALIHTDTALGIIPCGSGNGLARHLQIPLEPKAAIDIINESSVACIDYGKINNIPFFCTCGVGFDAFVSLKFADSGKRGLLTYLENTLHESLSYKPETYEIENEEGTVKYKAFLIACGNASQYGNNAYIAPQASLTDGLMDVTILEPFTVLDVPSLSFQLFNKTIDQNSRIKTFRTKKIKIHRSKPGVMHYDGDPIMGGKDIEVELIPHGLNIIVSDKKKENEPFSLLQQISEIFSGMKPKAETFAFRHSHLFELNKSLLRRLSKKQ; from the coding sequence ATGACCACAAAAAAGAAAATTGTATTTGTCGTTAATCCTATCTCGGGGACACAGGGGAAAAGAGCCATATTAAAATGGATTGACGAACGTATAAACCGTACACTTTATGATTATACGATTGTCAAAACACAATATGCCGGCCATGCTGAAAAAATTGCGGCTGCAGCTGCCAAAGAGAAAGTAGATATAGTAGTAGCTATTGGAGGAGATGGAACTATAAACGAAATAGGACGTGCACTGATACATACGGATACAGCATTAGGTATTATACCTTGCGGGTCGGGAAACGGACTAGCGCGACATTTACAAATTCCTTTGGAGCCCAAGGCTGCTATTGACATTATAAATGAAAGTTCTGTTGCCTGTATTGATTACGGAAAAATAAACAACATACCTTTTTTCTGCACATGCGGAGTAGGTTTTGACGCATTTGTCAGCTTAAAGTTTGCTGATTCAGGCAAACGCGGACTACTAACCTATCTGGAAAATACCTTGCATGAGAGTCTGAGTTACAAACCTGAAACTTATGAAATAGAAAATGAAGAAGGAACGGTAAAATACAAAGCTTTCCTGATAGCCTGCGGCAATGCCTCCCAATATGGGAATAACGCATATATTGCTCCACAAGCCTCGTTAACCGATGGTTTGATGGATGTCACAATATTAGAGCCATTCACAGTGTTGGATGTTCCTTCTTTATCTTTTCAACTTTTCAACAAAACCATAGACCAAAACAGCCGGATCAAGACATTCCGTACTAAAAAGATTAAGATACATCGTTCAAAACCCGGAGTAATGCATTATGACGGAGATCCGATCATGGGAGGAAAGGATATTGAGGTAGAATTGATTCCACACGGACTCAACATCATTGTTTCTGATAAAAAAAAAGAGAACGAACCTTTTAGTCTCTTACAACAAATATCCGAAATATTCAGTGGTATGAAGCCTAAAGCTGAAACTTTTGCTTTCCGGCACAGCCATTTATTTGAGCTTAACAAAAGTTTATTGCGTCGTCTATCCAAAAAACAATAA
- the spt gene encoding serine palmitoyltransferase, which produces MGLLQDKLSKFRLPQLYMERGVYPYFREIDSHQDTEVIMDGKKVLMFGSNSYMGLTYDERIIEAAIAATRKYGTGCAGSRFLNGTLDLHVQLEKELAEFVGKDDALVYSTGFTVNEGVVSCLTDRNDYIICDDRDHASIVDGRRLSFSTQLKYKHNDMEALEKELQKCKPESVKLIVVDGVFSMEGDLANLPEIVRLKDKYNASIMVDEAHGLGVFGRDGRGVCDHFGLTDQVDVIMGTFSKSLASIGGFVAADKDTINWLRHNSRSYIFSASNTPAATAAARAALHILKSEPERRENLWKITNYALDCFRQAGFEIGDTESPIIPLYVRDTDKTFEVTKLAFDEGIFINPVIPPACAPQDTLVRVALMATHTKEQVDYAVDKLTKCFKKLEIIK; this is translated from the coding sequence ATGGGATTATTACAAGACAAGTTAAGTAAATTCAGATTGCCTCAACTATACATGGAAAGAGGCGTTTACCCTTATTTTCGTGAGATAGACAGCCATCAGGATACAGAGGTTATCATGGATGGTAAAAAGGTGCTGATGTTTGGCTCCAACTCATATATGGGGTTAACCTACGATGAACGGATTATCGAAGCAGCTATTGCTGCAACCCGTAAATATGGTACAGGTTGTGCAGGTTCACGCTTCTTGAATGGTACGCTTGATCTGCACGTTCAGTTAGAAAAGGAATTGGCGGAATTCGTAGGGAAAGATGATGCATTGGTTTATTCTACCGGTTTTACTGTAAATGAAGGTGTGGTATCTTGCCTGACAGACCGCAATGACTACATTATCTGCGATGACCGTGATCATGCTTCCATCGTAGACGGACGTCGTCTTTCTTTCTCCACCCAGTTGAAATACAAGCACAATGATATGGAAGCCCTTGAGAAAGAACTTCAGAAGTGTAAACCGGAATCTGTGAAACTGATTGTGGTGGATGGGGTTTTCTCTATGGAAGGTGATTTGGCTAACTTGCCTGAGATTGTTCGTTTGAAAGACAAATACAATGCAAGTATCATGGTGGATGAAGCACATGGCTTGGGTGTGTTCGGTCGTGACGGGCGAGGAGTCTGCGATCACTTCGGACTGACAGATCAGGTAGATGTTATTATGGGTACATTCTCAAAGTCACTGGCTTCTATCGGTGGTTTTGTTGCTGCGGATAAAGATACAATCAACTGGTTGCGTCACAACTCACGCTCATATATATTCTCTGCAAGTAATACTCCTGCTGCAACAGCTGCTGCACGTGCTGCACTTCATATCCTTAAGAGTGAGCCCGAACGTCGTGAGAATTTGTGGAAGATTACAAATTATGCTTTGGATTGTTTCCGTCAGGCCGGTTTTGAAATCGGTGATACTGAAAGTCCGATCATTCCACTTTATGTTCGTGATACGGACAAGACATTCGAAGTGACTAAGCTGGCATTTGACGAGGGTATATTTATTAATCCTGTTATTCCACCAGCTTGTGCACCACAAGATACTTTGGTGCGTGTTGCTTTGATGGCTACTCATACAAAGGAACAAGTTGACTATGCTGTGGATAAACTGACCAAGTGCTTTAAGAAGTTGGAAATCATAAAATAA
- a CDS encoding DMT family transporter codes for MNRIKGILYAAVSSATFGLAPFFSISLLAIGYSSFEVLTYRWGVATVVLLVFAFLTKCDFHIGYKNFKTIFGLSLLRALTSFSLVIAYQNIASGVASIIHFMYPLAVAVTMAVFFREKKSIVTFAAIVLSLVGASFLSSGNIEYNGGNRMVGLIAACISVFSYAGYIIGIRKTRAVEVNSTVLTCYVMGLGALLFLLGGLFYDKGVRWETNVITWLYIGGLALPATAISNITLVKAVKLAGPTLTSLLGALEPLTAVLVGVFVFNELFTTYSALGIILVVISVSLVLFQQKRTYT; via the coding sequence ATGAATCGGATAAAAGGTATTCTATATGCAGCAGTGTCTTCTGCGACTTTCGGATTGGCACCGTTTTTTTCCATAAGCTTGTTGGCTATTGGATATTCTTCTTTTGAAGTGCTGACTTATCGTTGGGGAGTTGCTACAGTTGTCTTGCTTGTTTTTGCTTTTCTTACCAAATGTGATTTTCATATAGGGTATAAAAATTTTAAAACAATTTTCGGACTGAGCTTGCTGCGTGCGCTTACTTCGTTCAGTCTTGTCATAGCTTATCAGAATATTGCAAGTGGTGTTGCTTCTATTATCCATTTTATGTATCCGCTGGCTGTTGCAGTAACAATGGCCGTTTTCTTTAGAGAAAAGAAGTCTATTGTGACTTTCGCTGCTATCGTTTTATCATTAGTAGGAGCATCTTTCTTATCTTCCGGAAATATAGAATATAATGGTGGAAATAGAATGGTGGGATTGATAGCGGCCTGCATATCGGTTTTCTCTTATGCCGGTTATATAATAGGTATAAGAAAAACTAGAGCAGTGGAAGTTAATTCTACGGTATTAACTTGTTATGTGATGGGGTTGGGAGCCTTGCTCTTTTTGCTGGGAGGACTTTTCTATGATAAGGGGGTCCGTTGGGAAACCAATGTAATCACTTGGCTCTATATTGGGGGACTGGCACTTCCTGCAACTGCGATCTCTAATATCACGTTGGTGAAGGCTGTAAAATTGGCAGGACCGACGTTGACTTCTTTATTGGGTGCATTGGAACCTCTTACGGCAGTCCTGGTAGGGGTATTTGTATTCAATGAACTCTTTACTACATACAGTGCTTTGGGCATAATCCTTGTTGTGATTTCTGTAAGTTTGGTGCTTTTTCAGCAAAAAAGAACATATACATAG
- a CDS encoding ABC transporter permease translates to MNIFLNIKLIVRNWWRNKLFFLISLFSLTAGLGCTNLLMTFFIHEYNVEKYNTDRNLIYLLRQDSPMEEGIKVAYSTSDAATQIKEKYAEITDILHVNGMSGNLCKYNGTDIKQFLFISADSTLNQFFPYTTLEGSLEEVLTTPDKVAVNKRFAHRLFGNHSGIGEILEIINEEGQSKSYKVAAILEDRPQSFLHFDLLTGLSDKSWGGPVLLKLQPGASPLALQEKIKKDKIPTLVPDSQYYIDPIKELYFNTGKDSKQQQLAFFQHCDVLLLYISLISALLVLIIACFNYTNLTLSRIMQQLKMIHIEKLMGAKSKEIRSQLFLDAALTVLFAFLLSLLLINDMLPWFNDLLSTHLFFSFFFSWQVLPLLLSFIFFMAVIPGLYISHKLSQQTLSKYRQTYTGRKKQQFIWLLVTIQFIFSIGLVYATTLTQKQMNLIKSRAYHYENTIEIGNGTLPLFPLYQELKQMDGIESISLSMSSVLYCWLRELPIRQTDGSIQHNFIAHIPTDTAFFQTMHIRQIAGVSPSQACREYTHPAFINENLARLLNIDVSHIGHKLNEFDGFSDSLSIIAGIFKNFPFNSLEEEIGGQQISIGTEQDLIQKGTFIQMKLIPEYYKETLVSIEKLWKEMNGDRGFKYVDMHKEFMLRNNKVIILSRILISYSFIALALTCFGLFGISWYAVRHRTREIAIRKVHGASNWEIVWLLNRSFLWQILVAYIIAIPITWLLMQHWLEQFAYRISATQWNFLTPILIVLVITTITITIHSYLSARTNPVNSLKTE, encoded by the coding sequence ATGAACATCTTCTTAAACATCAAACTTATTGTCCGCAACTGGTGGCGGAACAAACTTTTTTTTCTGATTTCACTATTCAGTCTTACAGCTGGATTAGGATGCACCAATCTGCTTATGACTTTTTTTATCCATGAATATAATGTGGAAAAATATAATACCGACCGTAACCTCATTTATCTATTACGTCAAGACTCTCCAATGGAAGAAGGTATTAAAGTAGCCTACTCTACCTCAGACGCAGCCACACAGATAAAAGAAAAATATGCTGAAATTACAGATATTCTGCATGTGAACGGAATGTCTGGTAATCTTTGCAAATATAATGGAACAGATATCAAACAGTTTCTTTTTATCAGTGCCGACTCTACTTTAAATCAATTTTTCCCTTATACAACTTTAGAAGGCAGCCTGGAAGAAGTCCTCACGACCCCGGACAAAGTTGCTGTAAACAAAAGATTTGCTCACCGACTTTTCGGAAATCATTCCGGAATTGGAGAAATCCTGGAAATAATCAACGAAGAAGGACAAAGTAAAAGTTATAAAGTAGCAGCTATATTAGAAGATCGTCCACAATCTTTTCTGCATTTTGATTTGCTGACAGGACTATCCGACAAATCATGGGGAGGTCCCGTATTATTAAAACTACAACCAGGTGCATCTCCCTTAGCTTTACAGGAAAAAATTAAAAAAGACAAGATTCCAACTTTAGTACCGGATTCACAATATTATATTGATCCGATAAAAGAACTATACTTTAATACTGGAAAAGACAGTAAGCAGCAACAGTTGGCTTTCTTCCAACACTGTGACGTATTATTACTATATATCAGTCTGATTTCAGCCCTGCTTGTACTTATCATCGCTTGTTTCAACTATACAAATCTGACTCTCTCACGTATCATGCAGCAACTTAAAATGATACATATAGAGAAATTGATGGGAGCAAAATCAAAAGAAATCCGCAGTCAGTTATTTCTTGATGCAGCACTTACCGTTTTATTTGCATTCCTGTTATCATTATTGCTTATTAATGACATGCTGCCGTGGTTTAATGATCTGTTGTCTACCCACCTCTTCTTCTCTTTCTTTTTCAGCTGGCAAGTTCTACCTTTACTTTTATCCTTCATTTTCTTCATGGCTGTCATTCCCGGTCTGTATATCAGCCATAAACTCTCTCAACAGACTTTGAGCAAGTATCGGCAAACTTATACAGGAAGGAAAAAGCAACAATTTATATGGTTGCTTGTTACCATCCAGTTTATATTTTCAATCGGGTTAGTGTATGCAACCACTCTTACACAAAAACAAATGAATCTAATCAAATCCCGTGCATACCATTACGAAAATACAATAGAAATAGGAAATGGCACCCTTCCTCTGTTTCCGCTCTATCAGGAACTGAAACAAATGGATGGGATAGAGTCTATAAGTCTTTCCATGAGTTCTGTACTTTACTGTTGGCTTCGTGAGCTTCCTATCCGACAAACAGACGGTAGTATCCAACATAATTTTATAGCACACATCCCTACTGACACAGCTTTCTTCCAAACCATGCATATCCGACAAATTGCCGGAGTATCTCCCTCCCAAGCCTGTCGGGAATATACTCATCCGGCTTTTATCAATGAAAACCTTGCGCGTCTGCTGAACATAGATGTTTCCCACATAGGTCATAAACTAAATGAATTTGATGGATTCTCGGATTCATTAAGTATTATTGCAGGTATTTTCAAGAATTTCCCATTTAACTCCCTGGAAGAAGAAATCGGTGGTCAACAAATATCTATTGGAACAGAACAGGATTTAATTCAGAAAGGAACATTCATACAAATGAAACTCATTCCTGAATATTATAAAGAAACATTGGTATCTATTGAAAAATTATGGAAGGAAATGAATGGTGACAGAGGTTTCAAATATGTAGATATGCATAAAGAATTTATGTTGCGTAATAACAAAGTAATTATACTCTCCCGAATCCTTATCAGCTACTCATTTATTGCATTGGCCCTGACCTGTTTTGGCCTGTTCGGTATTTCATGGTACGCTGTACGTCATCGTACCCGTGAAATTGCAATCCGTAAAGTGCATGGTGCTTCCAATTGGGAAATAGTATGGTTACTAAACCGTTCTTTTCTATGGCAAATACTAGTAGCATACATCATCGCTATTCCGATAACGTGGTTATTAATGCAACATTGGCTGGAGCAATTTGCTTATCGAATTTCAGCCACACAATGGAATTTCCTGACTCCTATTCTTATTGTATTGGTAATTACAACCATTACGATAACAATACATAGTTATCTTAGTGCACGCACTAATCCGGTAAACAGCCTGAAAACTGAATAG
- a CDS encoding ABC transporter ATP-binding protein produces the protein MIKTVNLQKIFKTEEVETWALNNVNLEIKAGEFVAIMGPSGCGKSTLLNILGLLDNPTGGTYELNGTDVSKFTEAQRTNLRKGVIGFVFQSFNLIDELNVFENIELPLLYMGIPATERKRRVEDAMNRMAIAHRVKHFPQQLSGGQQQRVAIARAVVANPKLILADEPTGNLDSKNGKEVMELLTELNKEGTTIVMVTHSQHDSGYAGRTINLFDGQVVNEIKI, from the coding sequence ATGATCAAAACAGTAAACTTGCAGAAAATCTTCAAAACAGAAGAAGTCGAAACATGGGCATTGAACAATGTCAATCTAGAAATTAAAGCAGGCGAATTTGTAGCCATCATGGGACCATCCGGTTGTGGAAAGTCCACCCTGCTGAATATCCTCGGCCTTTTGGACAATCCTACGGGAGGCACTTACGAACTGAACGGAACAGACGTTTCCAAATTTACCGAAGCACAACGCACCAATTTACGTAAAGGAGTCATCGGATTCGTGTTCCAGAGCTTTAACCTGATTGATGAATTAAATGTATTCGAAAATATCGAATTACCCTTATTGTATATGGGAATTCCGGCGACAGAACGCAAACGTCGGGTAGAAGATGCCATGAACCGTATGGCTATTGCTCATCGAGTAAAACATTTCCCACAACAACTATCTGGCGGACAGCAACAACGTGTTGCAATAGCCCGTGCTGTAGTAGCAAATCCGAAACTGATTCTAGCAGATGAGCCTACCGGTAATCTGGATTCCAAGAACGGCAAGGAAGTAATGGAACTTTTGACCGAGCTGAATAAAGAAGGAACAACAATTGTTATGGTTACCCACTCCCAACACGATTCCGGCTATGCAGGAAGAACCATTAATTTGTTTGACGGACAGGTGGTGAATGAAATAAAAATATAA